The window GGGCTTTTGCTGTATAGTGAGCTTCTTGGTCTGTGGAGGTGGTAAGCACAGGCCAGCTCATCCTTTGGCTGGGAAGTTGTTAAAATTGTACCACCATGGTACAAGGGATGGGAGCCTGAAGTAGGTGACAAGATTTCTTTCACACTGGAGCTCCCGCGGTTTTCTGAATATTAATCAGAGGTAGAAAAGAATTTGAGAAGTAGAGACCCATTGAGAGTGAGGTGAAAAAGCCGAAGAGAAGAGGTGAGGGAGCATTACCAACGCGGATGTTGGGTAGCAATGACCAGTGTTCAGGTGTCCTGGGAATGCATTTTGGCATAGATGAGGGCAAAGCTGCTAATAAGAGAaatttgctgctgctgttttgcATCAAGTAGGCCGAGAAGTGCTGAACTGATAATGAACCAGAGGTCGAGCTCCCCGCGGTGATTCGCTACACAGGCTGGACTCCTCACCCACCAAGTCCCAGATAAACCAGCGTCCTGGCTTGAGTCCTTCACGGGGTAAGAGCATAAACCAGGTGAAAACAAAGATGATAAGATGGAACATTAGcccaggctctttttttttcttttaaagtgctCCCCGCAACAtgaggcttaaactcatgaccctgaggatcaAGAGTTGTGtcctccaccaactgagccagccagtcaggGGCCCCTTTAATTTGGATTCTCCATGTGCCATTAGATCAACTGAGTCACCAGAGAGTGAATCCTTACTCTGTAATGTGCTAAGAATTTAATAGACATAATCTTATGACAGAAGCAGCTCTGGCTACCCCCACTTGTTTGGTGgtaagactgaggcccagagcaggtAACAGATCTCTGTCTTATCCAGCTACTAAGTACTGGAGTTTGCATAACTTGGAGGCCTCAatccccgtgttgggctctctgctcagcggggagcctgccccccccccccacttttctgcctatttgtgatctctgtctgtcaaataaataaaatctttgaaaaataaaaatactgccgAAGTCGGGCTCGgggctgggcacggagcctgcttaagatgctctctctctctgcccttcccatccTGTAAATGCTCTATTGCGCActcgctctctcaaaataaaatgaaaatgaaaatacttaaaaggGAAGAACTCCACAAAACAAAATGTACATGGAAAAATTGCTCCcttgtttcaaaatatttacagCTGAACATCTCCAGGCCACCCAAAGTGTGGCGGTCAGTGGTCCATGCAGAGCCGGCTGCATGGTGAGAGGGCCGGTGGGGAGGGCCGTGGGGAGCGGCGCGGGGGTCCTGGAAGAGGGAGCCGGCTTCTCGCCTGCCCTCCCGGTTAGTGTTGGCTCCGGGGACGTGGCCATGAGAACGGTTTCCACTGAAGCCGTCCTCCACGGAAACCACAGAGACTAGGTAACCTTTCCTCTGTCGAAGTAGAAAAAAGCACGCTTGTGTGAGCGTgtaggggaagggcagggaatgtggacagagagggaggggtggtGTAATAACTCTTTAGTCATAAGACTTGCCAGTTGGTAGTTACTAGTATTCCAGACACTTCCTAATGCCAGACAAATGCCCCAAGCCTCGGCATGTCTGGCTCGGAGATCTATTCATCCGATAGCAGCCCGGCTCTTGCGGGAGACAGATCTCTGGGCAGCCGCGCTCCGCCGCTAATCAAACACAACATTGTTCTCCGCGGGAAGAATGGGAAGGTTTGTTTGAGagtcacaacttttttttttttttttttttttcttttctaagaggcACCCTAGTTGTTTTAACAAGTTGCTACAAAACTTGGTCTTCCTGAGGTGAGGCTGTGGCGCACAGTGCCTGCACTGTACCAAAATCCAGGGAGGGAGGGGTCAGAGTTAGTcattaaaaagggaagaaaaaaaaaaagccccaggcACTTCATGCCTGGAAATGATGTAACAGGCAGCCACTCCTCTGTTAGAACTACAACCAAACAATGCTCAGGCAGTCCACGGCAGCTGCTCTCCAAATGTCAGCGCCAGCCCCGTCCAAAGAGCTTGAAAGGCAGCAAGCTGGAGGGTTTTGTGCTGTACCTTTCTCGCCCACATTTTCCCCAAGCCCTCCCAGGAACCTGGCAACAGGTAACGTGGCAACCTTTGCTTTATAAACTGGCAAGTGGCATCATTTGAGAGAacaaatggattttcttttttaaagtcagCTTCATCTCCCCCTGCCACCTCCATActtcgcccccccaccccccgcccgccaAGGAGCTGAGAAAAAGGCACTGCCTCCTGGCAGCCCTGCTCTCGAGTGCCGCCTTGTGGCTAAGCTCAGAATATCACCGAAGTACCCTGAAACCCGCGGCTCAGCTCGAGGTAAGTCACGCTAGGAAAAGGGCTGGACATCTTTGCTAGATTTGTCTTCCAAAAAAGCCCATCAAGAGCGCCAGTCAAGATTCAGAAtgccttgcccccccccccttttttttaaacgTATCGCCTTAACAAAAATTTTACCCCTGCTGCAGCATAAGGTCTCTGGGTTGAagttgtggttttttgttgttgtgttttaacAGCAGCTAGGGTAACATTTTTTTATGACTGCGAGTTGAAA is drawn from Mustela lutreola isolate mMusLut2 chromosome 11, mMusLut2.pri, whole genome shotgun sequence and contains these coding sequences:
- the LOC131811671 gene encoding uncharacterized protein LOC131811671 isoform X5; the encoded protein is MGSQLHLPLPPPYFAPPPPARQGAEKKALPPGSPALECRLVAKLRISPKYPETRGSARAARVTFFYDCELKSKNCCSRVVSRCC